The genomic stretch TTTTGTTTGCTGCTACGGAGTGTTTTGTTTGAACAGCCGCAGGAGCGATGGATTTAGAGAATCAAAAGAGAATTAAAGAATTTGCAGAAAAATTTGGAGGAGAAAATATAGTAGTATTATTTGGTGCAGCAGAAGCAGAAGCAAGCGGTTTGGCAGCTGAAACAGTAATGTTAGGCGATCCTACATACGCAGGAGCTTTGGCTAATGTTGCTTTACATTTAGATGCCTATCATGCTGTAGAACCAGAATTCAAAGAAGCAGTAGATCCTGCTGTTTATGATGAACAGGTTGGTATGGCAGAAATGACATTAAATGTAGATGAAATCATCGCAG from Brachyspira murdochii DSM 12563 encodes the following:
- the grdA gene encoding glycine/sarcosine/betaine reductase complex selenoprotein A, with the protein product MSILNGKKVIIIGDRDGIPGEAIKACVETVQDAEVLFAATECFVUTAAGAMDLENQKRIKEFAEKFGGENIVVLFGAAEAEASGLAAETVMLGDPTYAGALANVALHLDAYHAVEPEFKEAVDPAVYDEQVGMAEMTLNVDEIIAEMKRMREENKNS